The Dioscorea cayenensis subsp. rotundata cultivar TDr96_F1 chromosome 8, TDr96_F1_v2_PseudoChromosome.rev07_lg8_w22 25.fasta, whole genome shotgun sequence genome segment GGCagaattcaaatataacaaaccaaatgaggacaataagaaaacgaagaagaagaagatgtgatgagctttctaaactttgtttgacaaaatgcaacaaaaaaaatgcaaaactgTATGTATAAAGAttggacatgatgtgagtgTCCGATTTTTCCCGCCATTTTCAAggacaaaaatgaaatttcataacatggtcgCATTTCAAGTGAACGGTAGTGGGTAAAAcggaagttaaacaataacggaagggttgtccggggtttgccaaaattggaggggctgtttgggaatttttgaaattcacgaggggtaaacagtaattttccctttaaattattagtatttgtttgtaaaaaatttgatatttttaaaaaaataaaaatttaaaattaaaaggagagagagagagagagagagagagagagagagagagagagagaggagtagaAAAGGAAGGGTTTAATGCTGGGAGAAAGATatttgaaaacatttaaaaaaaagttaaaaacatgaaaaaattgtttcttgttttttttgaaaatatgagaattgttgccaaaatttttgaagaCAAAAACAAGGTGTCATAAATGGTTTCTAagttttgtttccaaaacattaaattgaaaacaaaaaaaaatgccaaTAATGCCAAACGACCTCtaaaaaataagtatatttaataattaaattttttaaaacctttctaattttaataaatatttttagtatttgaaaaaatatttagtttttattaaaattaattaattaaaatctgGTTAGCttatatagaaatttttttttctttaactcaatatttaaaaaacagtcttttaattttataccCTTAACACATGCGGAATGTAAAAACTATGTCAACtgacttttttatatatatatatatatatatatatatatatattaggaacATGTGCTGTAAATTTGCATTATCTAAGCAAGAATCTGTCTAAATTCAATTGATGGTCAAggtcaaaaaaaattaatcaaaaatgaATAGGTGCACGTGTTTCCTAAGATGGCCAGCTTAATGCTTTCAAAGTTGGGTTTTTTACTTGGATATCCTTGTAAAATcgtaaatttatttaaataccctcataaaaattttatttacttgtatacccctataaatcaattatatttacttatatacccCTATCAttaagttgactcttaatgATGTTAAATCATGGATGTAATAAgtataaattaccaaaatgggttttcttatatacccctctaatttttttttttcacgcTAAGACCTCTAACGGTGAAGGTAACGGCACATGCGTAAATACCACAACATTGGGTATAGCCGGGGTTAAGATGGTCCAGTAGGGTTAGGTGAAACCTCCGAGAATGGCGTAGACATCTCTGACGTcgatttgaaaaaaaactgaCAATTGAGATGACATGGCTTGAAAGGATTGGTGAGAAGAGAACATCAAAAGATGACGGCTGAGTGATTGAAAACTATGGTTAATTCTATAAACCCTAACAATGACTAACGATAATTAATGACAGggatataaaagtaaaaaaaaattagttttattagAGTATGCAAGCAcatagtatttttatgggggtatttaagcaatCTCATAGTTTTGTAGggatatataaacaattttccCTTCAAAGTTTAATGCTTGTCCTGTGATATGATCTTCTTAGAAGACAAGAATTAATTAGAATTTTCCTCAACCTCTGAAACGAGAAAGTGCTAATTATGTAGAATTTTCACTATTGAAAACTAAATTTCTCTTTGAGAAAAGGATATAAATAAACTTCATGCGACAAATTTTGGTTAATGCTAAGACAAgacagacaaaaaaaaaaacctggaGATTAGCATGaacaaaaggataaaaataGTTGATCACAAATACTAATATACGTGACTTACAGGCAAGTAAAAGCCATAGTGATCTGGCAACTGTATTGTGTATCTACAATGAGTTGCAATTTACAAGCCAACTTTGGCCTGAAGCTCCGAAGGATCAATGAGACCTTCTAAGACAACCAGCTGATCCAAAAGTGCATACTTCTCATCTTCAAGAGTCTTAACTTCTATTTCAACATCACCCAGTTCTTTCCCCAGAGAAAAGCTCTCCTCCTCCAACAACAGATACTTGCGCCTCAATGCCCTGTATTCATCACTGAGCCCTGAGGAATCAGGAAATGAATCAGAAGTGGATCTATCAGAATGGTGGAAAGGTGGAGTGATTTCATTCTTCAGGTTCTTCTTTGATCCTTTTTGTGTCTTCAGGGAGTGTTTAGGAACCTCTTTCATCTGACTGGCAGATGCCACCTGGGATAATGCTTTCTTCTTCCGTGACCTCTGTTGGGGAGCTTCCTTGCCTGTTACTATTTGAGGATCTTGCATTGCAAACTTCTGGTCAGTAATGCAAACAGACCGTTATGTGAGAGTAAAGGCTTTTTAAGTTCAAAGCATTCAGAAATGTTCATTTGGAAAGAAATTCAAAATCTAAATTCTACCTTATGCAAGTGAtattaccaatatatatatacatacacacacatagcGTGCCTGTTTATGTCATAAGCCCATTATATGAACATTATCATGCCAGATAGAACCAAGGACTGCAACATTAAGTTCCACCTGAGCACTGATCAAGGATTATGTACTTTTTTCTCTATCACTTTCGTGAACAATATTATATAGaacaagataaaagaaaaagggtGTAGTGTAACATAAGACAGACAATCTTTCTAAACAAAGCTCCAAAAAATAGGAAGCAAACAAAACTTGAACAATTAACCTAACATGTTGGGATGAGGGGGGCTTATACAGAAGCTTATTAGACAGGTTGCCGCAGAACAGAATctaatgttatttaaataaaatccacATAAATGGTTATTAAAAAGTCATGGGAATCACTAATAAGAATCTCACCTCCAAACAACCACAGGAAAGTATAAACATATAAGTGCCCAAAATAATTACGTGTCAAGTTACTTATCTGATTGGATAAGCATTTATGTTTTAGAGAGCCACCAAACTCCATTCCTGGGAGTCTCACAAGAGAGGAATTCTGTTTTAGAGAACCACCTCTAAACTACACCTAAAGGTTCGAAACATTCCTTCAGGTCTTTTCAcaccattaaattttttaaacaaagctTTTGTTCCTTTTCTCATGGAGGAAATACCCTTAGACCATAACAGACCAACATAGAAACCAAGACCACATGTATATCTTTAAATTTAACTGCCTTGACATAGAAACTAACTCCTAGAGCtctcattgaaagaaaaaactcaAGCTAAATAAACCACATCTCATAAACATAGTCCACAAGATAAAAGATTGCCAAAAATCAAGCTAATATCCTACCAGGGTTAGctatcattattaaaaaaaaaaaaatgcaggaGATCACTCAACAAGTTAACTGTcattataacaaaaaattgCCAAATTTGCATTAAAACAACATTGTAACATTCACAACATATCAAAAATTTTATCTTCTGTGACGATTAATTTCTTAGTCTCACAACATGCATACTTGATCAACTAGAGAATTTAGTTCCATCTAACAATACCTAATTATACATTTATGTCATGAACCATTAAACCAAcaaatatatacaaacatagaacaaaaatattgtgttacatacctgcaaaagaagaaaaatatctatatatgaaTACAGGCATCATGTTCTTGCATAATTATCACACAACCAATTAAAGGGATTGTTGTTAGCGCAAATATAAAAGGGGCAAGAAGTACCCATCCATCAAAATCATGTTCTCGCATTGTTTTAGCAGGGGTTGGAATTTTTTGAGGAATTCCCATCTCTCATACTCAACTATCAAGAGGATCTTAAATGACAAAAGATTTTGTGAGTAAAGAACAAAAAAGTCAAGAGAATATTTGACAAAAAGAAATTTTCTTTGCCAATGAACATTAGATACTGATTACTCCAACAAGctcaaatctttcatttctCAAGGACACAAAGCAAACCAAAACCACCCAAAAATCGTGAACTTTGAATATATATGAGATCCAAAAACAAGAGAACAAAATCAACAGATCAATAAAAGAGGGCAAAACAAATGCAAAGTAAAACAGGAGGAAAGGTTCGCTAACATACCAAGGGTTCCGAAAGGGGATCGGAGAAAAGGATAATGAAAACTTTACTGAATTATCAAAGATTTGAGACAAAACACAAAAGAGCAGATTCTTTTCAGAGTCGTGTTCCCATCAGCTCGTTAGACGCTTGAAGCCTCGAAAGAAACGCTAGTGCTGGATTGACGGGCCGCCATCATGGGCTGTCTCGTGCTGGGTACTGTGTTATGTGCGGCCCCAGCCCAACCCAACATCGATATGACCGATATCCACAGATAAGATTtgtcaaaattatttgtttcaatttattagtaatgttaaaaataaatctcgTGTGATATgtgaagtgataaaaatttgaatcaatTGGTATATCAAGTCCCTTGCGTTGGGCGTTCGTTTCAGGGAGGACCCGAGATCGAACCTCGTATTCACTGAGAGTGAAGGCGTGTGGGTCGACGTTGAGACTTTGCTTTCCCACACGCGTCTTGCCCAGGTTTTTGGTCTTtgtcatttttcaaaaaaataataaataatttgaatcaAGATGTTATCGCAACTCACAAGTATAAACacagttctttttttttaaaaaaaaaattcacttcaAATTACTActgattataaaaatttatttttagttgataaattaaaaaaacattctgTATCTAAACGAAGAACGGATTagaaactaaaaatttatagtattttttattaaaatattataaaatatcgtTTATGATAACTTGTGACggattaaacaaatatattttatattatattagtaaattgattataaaaaatatattattttaataaaataaaatataatatttttcaatccgATACACATAAAAAccaattataaacaaaaatttatgttacttttataaaatataatataaaatattcgtTTATGCTACAAATAGCgacgtttctaatccgtttgaTCTAGCTATGCATTGGGAAACGgcaatttctaatatttttatcaaaattatgtttattaaatatattataattatttatcttaaatatatataaataaatatatattaactggTGGCggattaaacaaatatattttatattatattagtaaatcgattataaaaaatatattattttaataaaataaaatataatatttttcaatccgTTACACATAAAAAccaattataaacaaaaatttatgttacttttataaaatataatataaaatattcgtTTATGCTACAAATAGCgacgtttctaatccgtttgaTCTAGCTTTGCATTGGAAACGgcaatttctaatatttttatcaaaattttgtttattaaatatattataattatttatcataaatatatataaataaatatatattattaaaatattataaaatgtatGTTTCGAATTCCTTTCAAATTGAACCGAATTTGAAATCGCATATtcgatattattttaaaaaaatataatataaaatatccgTTATTACAAATGGCAATTTTTTAATGTGTATTAAGAAtatgtttattaaatatatcaaatatattttattaaaatattataaaatatttatttttaatccattttAAATAGTAAccgaatattttatattattgtaataaaatatGGTATATAAAGTTCCTATTTGGAAAGAGTCAGAGAAactgatattttatattatcaaaagCTTAGAAATAAGTTTGATATAacaattgtaattattattgagggatagttaataatattttggtaaaatatatttgtaattgttttttctagtaaattttttttactatttaaatatttatttacaaatattttttacattgtaaaatattttattgaaattgatgtttattgtttatgagaatataaattaattacaattttataaatattctataaattaaGCTATTtatgggattagagttttataaatattttttattcaaaaattaaataatctccGATCATTtaacatagtgtttggattcaaaagtatAAGGGAAACTAAGAGGAGGGAAGAGGAGGgaaggagagagaaagagagggaaaataaaaaaagagttcAACCCTTGTTTGAATAGACAAATTTTTTTGAGGGAAAAAATGAGAATTTTCTGATAACCCTTGGTTAATAAAGGGAAGGGAAGCGAAGCGAAgggaaaaattatataataatatgatttactaataatacctttattattaaataaaaaattacttatttatacTTAGGGCTTGTTTGGGAGGAGGTTTTCGGGGGGTTTTGAGGGAAGGGTTATAGACTAACTCATGTTTGGATCCATGGTAAAATGAAAGGTTAGATATTTGggggttaaatggagggttgaaaaACCTCCATTTAACCACCTTTTTCAACCCTCCAATTCGTTGAGTTTTGGAGGGTTGAATATTTTCTTTAACCAAAATACTCCTTCTGCATTTAGCTAATTACATAGATGTCCCCTATAAAAAATTAGGTTTTGGTTTTTTGGGGCATTGGATCTGCGAGGTAAGCATCAATTTGCTCTCCGAGGGGTTAACGTGGATTTGCTCACCAGTGGTTGCTGTCCGTTCAAAGGTATTGTCTCCCTCATTGCTattggttcttct includes the following:
- the LOC120267934 gene encoding uncharacterized protein LOC120267934 isoform X1 — translated: MGIPQKIPTPAKTMREHDFDGWKFAMQDPQIVTGKEAPQQRSRKKKALSQVASASQMKEVPKHSLKTQKGSKKNLKNEITPPFHHSDRSTSDSFPDSSGLSDEYRALRRKYLLLEEESFSLGKELGDVEIEVKTLEDEKYALLDQLVVLEGLIDPSELQAKVGL
- the LOC120267934 gene encoding uncharacterized protein LOC120267934 isoform X2, whose translation is MGIPQKIPTPAKTMREHDFDGWFAMQDPQIVTGKEAPQQRSRKKKALSQVASASQMKEVPKHSLKTQKGSKKNLKNEITPPFHHSDRSTSDSFPDSSGLSDEYRALRRKYLLLEEESFSLGKELGDVEIEVKTLEDEKYALLDQLVVLEGLIDPSELQAKVGL
- the LOC120267934 gene encoding uncharacterized protein LOC120267934 isoform X3, coding for MQDPQIVTGKEAPQQRSRKKKALSQVASASQMKEVPKHSLKTQKGSKKNLKNEITPPFHHSDRSTSDSFPDSSGLSDEYRALRRKYLLLEEESFSLGKELGDVEIEVKTLEDEKYALLDQLVVLEGLIDPSELQAKVGL